A region of Massilia sp. KIM DNA encodes the following proteins:
- a CDS encoding acyl-CoA dehydrogenase family protein, with protein sequence MDLHYSDEDLAFRDQVRAFLDSHLPPDLQDKVRKHLRLSKDDYVRWHKILAAKGWVAPAWPVEYGGPGWTPVQRHLFEEECALAGAPPIMPFGVNMVAPVIMAFGSQAQKEYYLPRILSCEDWWCQGYSEPGAGSDLASLKTTAVREGEHYVVNGQKTWTTLAQHADMIFCLVRTDPGVRKQEGISFLLIDMHAPGVTVRPIIMLDEDHEVNEVFFDNVRVPVANLVGQENKGWTYAKYLLGHERTGIAAVGRSRRELAFVKRLAMREQRNGRPLLEDPLFGARVAAVEIELMALEMTVLRVLSRPDHAPGPEASVLKVKGTEVQQALTELMLDAAGPMAFPFDPAYLEGEREHSIAGDDDAAPLAPYYFNYRKTSIYGGSNEIQRNIITQMILGL encoded by the coding sequence ATGGACCTGCACTACTCGGACGAGGACCTGGCCTTTCGCGACCAGGTCCGCGCCTTCCTCGATTCCCATCTTCCCCCCGATCTGCAAGACAAGGTGCGCAAGCACCTGCGCCTGAGTAAGGACGACTACGTTCGCTGGCACAAGATCCTCGCGGCCAAAGGCTGGGTGGCGCCGGCCTGGCCGGTCGAATACGGCGGCCCCGGCTGGACGCCGGTGCAGCGCCATCTGTTCGAGGAAGAGTGCGCGCTGGCGGGCGCGCCGCCCATCATGCCCTTCGGCGTCAACATGGTGGCCCCGGTCATCATGGCCTTCGGCTCCCAGGCCCAGAAGGAGTACTACCTGCCGCGCATCCTGTCCTGCGAGGACTGGTGGTGCCAGGGCTATTCCGAGCCGGGCGCCGGCTCCGACCTGGCCTCCCTCAAGACCACCGCCGTGCGCGAGGGCGAGCACTACGTGGTCAACGGCCAGAAGACCTGGACCACCCTGGCCCAGCATGCCGACATGATCTTCTGCCTGGTGCGCACCGATCCGGGCGTGCGCAAGCAGGAGGGCATCTCCTTCCTCCTGATCGACATGCATGCGCCGGGCGTCACGGTGCGCCCGATCATCATGCTGGACGAGGACCACGAAGTGAACGAGGTCTTCTTCGACAACGTGCGCGTGCCGGTGGCCAACCTGGTCGGCCAGGAGAACAAGGGCTGGACCTATGCCAAGTACCTGCTCGGCCACGAACGCACCGGCATCGCCGCGGTCGGCCGCTCGCGCCGCGAGCTGGCCTTCGTCAAGCGCCTGGCCATGCGCGAACAGAGGAACGGCCGCCCGCTGCTCGAGGATCCGCTGTTCGGCGCGCGTGTGGCGGCGGTCGAGATCGAGCTGATGGCGCTCGAGATGACGGTGCTGCGCGTGCTGTCCCGCCCGGATCATGCGCCCGGGCCCGAGGCCTCGGTGCTGAAGGTGAAGGGCACCGAGGTGCAGCAGGCCCTGACCGAGCTGATGCTCGATGCCGCCGGTCCGATGGCCTTTCCCTTCGACCCTGCGTATCTGGAGGGCGAGCGTGAGCACAGCATCGCCGGCGACGACGACGCCGCGCCGCTCGCGCCTTACTACTTCAACTACCGCAAGACCTCGATCTACGGCGGATCGAACGAAATCCAGCGCAACATCATCACCCAGATGATCCTGGGACTGTGA
- a CDS encoding PEP-CTERM sorting domain-containing protein (PEP-CTERM proteins occur, often in large numbers, in the proteomes of bacteria that also encode an exosortase, a predicted intramembrane cysteine proteinase. The presence of a PEP-CTERM domain at a protein's C-terminus predicts cleavage within the sorting domain, followed by covalent anchoring to some some component of the (usually Gram-negative) cell surface. Many PEP-CTERM proteins exhibit an unusual sequence composition that includes large numbers of potential glycosylation sites. Expression of one such protein has been shown restore the ability of a bacterium to form floc, a type of biofilm.), protein MLGSGVLSGNLNLIGGISHTAGGTSASLSDVLYGKASASLSQSNGQTTLFFERGIEGTYLLGSGHGLLAARLGNGVSVVGSSEGVIITDGNAGVAPGAPGAPVGVPGAPGGAPGGKPPAGGGTTPGSGTTPGGATPGPGGDQGGVTLPVGDDGAVNPGEQPAGNLPGLPVQVPGELEDDPAAVPEPSSVALLLAGLLGAGGLSRRRKQ, encoded by the coding sequence GTGCTCGGCTCGGGCGTCCTCTCGGGCAACCTCAACCTGATCGGCGGGATTTCCCACACCGCAGGCGGGACCAGCGCCAGCCTGAGCGACGTTCTGTATGGCAAGGCAAGCGCCAGCCTGAGCCAATCCAATGGCCAAACCACGCTCTTCTTCGAGCGCGGCATCGAAGGCACCTACCTGCTGGGTTCGGGCCACGGCCTGCTGGCGGCCCGCCTCGGCAACGGCGTCTCGGTGGTCGGCTCCTCGGAAGGCGTGATCATCACCGACGGCAACGCGGGCGTCGCGCCGGGCGCACCTGGCGCACCTGTCGGCGTCCCCGGCGCGCCGGGCGGCGCACCCGGCGGCAAGCCGCCGGCCGGCGGCGGCACCACCCCGGGCAGCGGCACGACGCCGGGCGGCGCCACTCCCGGCCCCGGCGGCGACCAGGGTGGCGTCACCCTGCCGGTCGGCGACGACGGCGCCGTGAACCCGGGCGAGCAGCCGGCTGGCAACCTGCCTGGCCTGCCGGTCCAAGTGCCGGGCGAGCTGGAGGACGATCCGGCCGCCGTGCCGGAGCCGTCCTCGGTGGCCCTGCTGCTGGCCGGCCTATTGGGCGCCGGTGGCCTGAGCCGCCGCCGCAAGCAGTAA
- a CDS encoding carboxy terminal-processing peptidase, producing the protein MKKHVFIAAMAFAMSAHVVTAQPEKAAAPAALATAAPSAAAAGSQMKPIAAQTQAALWASRVLARYHYKAVPLDDTMSVKIFDNYFEALDSEKLYFVQADIDQFAPMRTKMDDAINSENLTVPFAIYNVYQQRFAERMAYAKDLLKTKFDFSSDETLQLDREKAPWAKSEDEIRDLWRKRVKNDWLRLKLAGKEDKAIRETLEKRYDNYVTRIKKLNNEDVFQMFMNAYATAIEPHTNYLGPRSADNFDISMRLSLEGIGAVLQSRDDYTIIREIVPGSPAEKSGKLKVGDRIVGVAQGNAPFTDVLGWRLDDVVALVRGEKGSTVRLDVIPGDGGPDAKHVTVTMVRKKISMEEQAAKKSIIKVKDNGVERRIGVISLPTFYLDFEARRKGDKDYRSATRDVARILGELKKDKVDNVLIDLRNNGGGSLIEAIELTGLFIDKGPVVMQRTAEGRVEVEADTVPGLAWDGPMGVLINRGSASASEIFAAAIQDYGRGLVIGEPSFGKGTVQTLIDLDRFSQSDKVRYGELKMTIAQFFRINGGTTQLRGVTPDIKLPVLSDVDNFGESSYDNALPWVAIKPATYLPAGDLKELIAPLQKRHEARIAKDKDFQFLQEDIAEVLRLRKENAISLNETVRRKERDAQDARAKLREARLAAGTGAPTDEPARAPGGKEARAKVPDATKPAKSVVALRGAPRQDDGLQADERNLQAELEAEKAAKDAKDVLLQEAANILADEVGMLKTDTRLATRAMPYMATPPRN; encoded by the coding sequence ATGAAGAAGCATGTGTTCATCGCCGCCATGGCTTTCGCGATGTCCGCTCATGTGGTGACGGCCCAGCCCGAAAAGGCCGCCGCGCCCGCCGCACTCGCCACCGCCGCCCCCAGCGCCGCCGCAGCCGGCTCCCAGATGAAACCGATCGCCGCCCAGACCCAGGCCGCGCTGTGGGCTTCGCGGGTGCTGGCGCGCTACCACTACAAGGCGGTGCCCCTGGACGATACGATGTCGGTCAAGATCTTCGATAACTACTTCGAGGCCCTGGACAGCGAGAAGTTGTACTTCGTGCAAGCGGACATCGACCAGTTCGCGCCCATGCGCACCAAGATGGACGACGCGATCAACAGCGAGAACCTGACGGTGCCGTTCGCGATCTACAACGTGTACCAGCAGCGCTTTGCCGAGCGCATGGCCTACGCCAAGGACTTGCTCAAGACCAAGTTCGATTTCAGCAGCGACGAAACCCTGCAACTGGACCGCGAGAAGGCGCCCTGGGCCAAGTCCGAGGACGAGATCCGCGACCTGTGGCGCAAGCGCGTCAAGAACGACTGGCTGCGCCTGAAGCTGGCCGGCAAGGAAGACAAGGCGATCCGCGAAACGCTGGAGAAGCGCTACGACAACTACGTCACCCGCATCAAGAAGCTGAACAACGAAGACGTGTTCCAGATGTTCATGAACGCGTACGCCACCGCGATCGAGCCGCACACCAACTACCTGGGCCCGCGCTCGGCCGACAATTTCGACATCTCGATGCGCCTGTCCCTGGAAGGCATCGGTGCGGTGCTGCAGTCGCGCGACGACTACACCATCATCCGCGAGATCGTGCCGGGCAGCCCGGCCGAGAAATCGGGCAAGCTCAAGGTCGGCGACCGCATCGTCGGCGTGGCGCAAGGCAACGCGCCCTTCACCGACGTGTTGGGCTGGCGCCTGGACGACGTGGTGGCGCTGGTGCGCGGCGAGAAGGGCAGCACCGTGCGCCTGGACGTGATCCCCGGCGACGGCGGACCGGACGCCAAGCACGTGACCGTGACCATGGTGCGCAAGAAGATCAGCATGGAAGAGCAGGCCGCCAAGAAGTCGATCATCAAGGTCAAGGACAACGGCGTCGAGCGCCGCATCGGCGTGATCTCGCTGCCGACCTTCTATCTCGACTTCGAGGCGCGCCGCAAGGGCGACAAGGATTACCGCAGCGCCACCCGCGACGTGGCCCGCATCCTGGGCGAGCTCAAGAAGGACAAGGTGGACAACGTCCTGATCGACCTGCGCAACAACGGCGGCGGCTCCCTGATCGAGGCGATCGAGCTGACCGGCCTGTTCATCGACAAGGGACCGGTGGTCATGCAGCGCACCGCCGAGGGCCGCGTCGAAGTCGAAGCAGACACCGTTCCCGGCCTGGCCTGGGACGGCCCGATGGGCGTCCTGATCAACCGCGGTTCGGCCTCGGCCTCCGAGATCTTCGCGGCCGCGATCCAGGATTATGGCCGCGGCCTGGTGATCGGCGAGCCGAGCTTCGGCAAGGGCACGGTCCAGACCCTGATCGACCTCGACCGCTTCTCGCAGAGCGACAAGGTGCGCTACGGCGAGCTGAAGATGACCATCGCCCAGTTCTTCCGCATCAATGGCGGCACCACCCAGCTGCGCGGCGTGACGCCGGACATCAAGCTGCCTGTGCTGTCGGACGTCGACAACTTCGGCGAGTCGTCCTACGACAATGCGCTGCCCTGGGTGGCGATCAAGCCGGCGACCTACCTGCCGGCCGGCGACCTGAAGGAGCTGATCGCTCCACTGCAGAAGCGTCACGAGGCCCGCATCGCCAAGGACAAGGACTTCCAGTTTCTGCAGGAAGACATCGCCGAGGTGCTGCGCCTGCGCAAGGAGAACGCGATCTCGCTGAACGAAACCGTGCGCCGCAAGGAACGCGACGCCCAGGACGCCCGCGCCAAGCTGCGCGAAGCGCGCCTGGCCGCCGGGACCGGCGCCCCGACCGACGAGCCGGCGCGTGCGCCGGGCGGCAAGGAGGCGCGCGCCAAGGTGCCGGATGCGACCAAGCCGGCCAAGTCGGTGGTGGCTCTGCGCGGCGCACCGCGCCAGGACGATGGCCTGCAGGCGGACGAGCGCAATCTCCAGGCCGAGCTCGAGGCCGAGAAGGCCGCCAAGGACGCCAAGGACGTGCTGCTCCAGGAAGCGGCCAACATCCTGGCCGACGAGGTGGGCATGCTCAAGACCGACACCCGCCTGGCGACCCGCGCCATGCCCTATATGGCAACGCCTCCGCGCAATTGA
- a CDS encoding thymidine kinase, with protein sequence MAKLYFRYSAMNAGKSTALLQVAHNYEEQGQQVKLYTAAIDDRYGVGLITSRLGPQREVDVYDANTNFLDSAPRVACVLVDEAQFLSTAQVQQLHQLAQVRGVPVICYGLRSDFRGDPFPGSAYLLALADDIEEIKNICTCGKKATMNVRVDAEGRRIREGEQVSIGGNESYRQACGRCFYAS encoded by the coding sequence GTGGCAAAACTCTATTTCAGGTATTCGGCGATGAACGCCGGCAAATCGACGGCGCTGCTGCAAGTGGCGCACAACTATGAAGAGCAGGGCCAGCAGGTCAAGCTCTACACCGCCGCCATCGACGACCGCTACGGCGTCGGCCTGATCACGTCGCGCCTGGGGCCCCAGCGCGAAGTCGACGTCTACGACGCCAACACCAATTTCCTCGACAGCGCGCCGCGCGTGGCCTGCGTGCTGGTCGACGAAGCCCAGTTCCTCAGCACCGCCCAGGTCCAGCAGCTGCACCAGCTAGCCCAGGTGCGTGGCGTGCCTGTGATCTGCTACGGCCTGCGCAGCGATTTCCGCGGCGATCCCTTCCCCGGCTCGGCCTACCTGCTGGCCCTGGCCGACGACATCGAGGAAATCAAGAACATCTGCACCTGCGGCAAGAAGGCGACCATGAACGTGCGCGTCGACGCCGAGGGCCGCCGCATCCGCGAAGGCGAGCAGGTCAGCATCGGCGGCAACGAGAGCTACCGCCAGGCCTGCGGCCGCTGCTTCTACGCGAGCTGA
- a CDS encoding penicillin acylase family protein: MLRPRFLAPAVLGCAFLGAGLPAQAETPPREPAVRPAASGAEVARWKKAARQVTILRDKWGIPHVFGKTDADAVFGMIYAQAEDDFNRVELNYINAMGRLAEVEGEKEIWRDLRMKLYIQPEALKAKYAASPAWLKKLMNSFADGLNWYLYTHPEVKPRLITRFEPWMALSFSEGSIGGDIESIDLKQLEAFYGKRPQLAALDAGAKAGFDPEPRGSNGFAIAPALTKGGHALLMINPHTSFYFRPEVHMVSEEGLNAYGAVTWGQFFIYQGFNDKLGWMHTSGGGDVIDEYLETVVERGGSFFTKYGAGERPVRATPITLPYRLPSGAMASRTVTAYFSHHGPVVREQDGKWVAVKMMDEPLKALTQSYTRTKARDYQSFYKAMELRTNSSNNTVYADAQGNIAYFHGNFIPRRDPRFDWSRPVDGSNPATAWKGLHEIKETITLFNPASGYISNTNNWPFSSSGASSPRRADYPDYMWSLPENARGRHAERVLKDARDFTIDSLIAAAYDSHLTAFEPLLPQLLRDYDALPAGDARKAALAEPVAALRAWDLRYAVDSVPTSLAIYWGQEMVAEHGARARAQATSAVDFITEKLNAEERLAAFGRALDKLGRDFGTWRTPWGEINRFQRISGEVDQQYDDAKPSYPVAFASANWGSLASFGMVAKQKTKRIYGDRGNSFVAAVEFGPRVRAKSILAGGQSGDPRSPHFADQAAMYSRGEFKDVLFYKEDIEKQLERRYHPGL, encoded by the coding sequence ATGCTCAGACCCCGCTTCCTCGCGCCCGCCGTGCTCGGCTGCGCCTTCCTTGGCGCCGGACTACCGGCCCAGGCCGAGACCCCGCCGCGCGAGCCTGCGGTCCGCCCCGCCGCGAGCGGCGCCGAGGTGGCGCGCTGGAAGAAGGCGGCGCGCCAGGTCACCATCTTGCGCGACAAGTGGGGCATCCCCCACGTGTTCGGCAAGACCGACGCCGACGCCGTGTTCGGCATGATCTACGCCCAGGCCGAGGACGATTTCAACCGGGTCGAACTCAATTACATCAACGCCATGGGCCGCCTGGCCGAGGTCGAGGGCGAAAAGGAAATCTGGCGCGATCTGCGCATGAAGCTTTATATCCAGCCCGAAGCCCTGAAGGCGAAGTACGCCGCCAGCCCGGCCTGGCTGAAGAAGCTGATGAACAGCTTCGCCGACGGCCTGAACTGGTATCTGTATACCCATCCCGAGGTCAAGCCCAGGCTGATCACCCGTTTCGAACCCTGGATGGCCCTGTCCTTCAGCGAGGGCAGCATCGGCGGCGACATCGAGTCGATCGACCTCAAGCAGCTCGAAGCCTTCTACGGCAAGCGGCCCCAGCTCGCGGCGCTGGACGCCGGGGCCAAGGCCGGGTTCGACCCCGAGCCGCGCGGCTCGAACGGTTTCGCCATCGCGCCGGCGCTCACCAAGGGCGGCCATGCGCTCCTGATGATCAACCCCCACACCTCCTTCTACTTCCGGCCGGAAGTGCACATGGTGAGCGAGGAGGGTCTGAACGCCTATGGCGCCGTGACCTGGGGCCAGTTCTTCATCTACCAGGGATTCAACGACAAGCTGGGCTGGATGCATACCTCGGGCGGTGGCGACGTCATCGACGAATACCTGGAAACCGTGGTCGAACGGGGCGGCAGCTTCTTCACGAAATACGGCGCGGGCGAGCGCCCGGTGCGTGCCACGCCCATCACCTTGCCCTACAGGCTGCCCTCGGGCGCCATGGCCAGCCGCACCGTCACCGCCTACTTCAGCCACCACGGCCCGGTGGTGCGCGAGCAGGACGGCAAGTGGGTGGCGGTGAAGATGATGGACGAGCCGCTCAAGGCCCTGACCCAGTCCTATACGCGGACCAAGGCCAGGGACTACCAGTCCTTCTACAAGGCGATGGAGTTGCGCACCAATTCCTCGAACAACACGGTGTACGCGGATGCCCAGGGCAATATCGCCTACTTCCACGGCAACTTCATCCCGCGCCGCGATCCGCGCTTCGACTGGAGCCGCCCGGTCGACGGCAGCAACCCGGCCACCGCCTGGAAGGGTCTGCACGAGATCAAGGAAACCATCACCCTGTTCAATCCGGCCAGCGGCTATATCTCGAACACGAACAATTGGCCCTTCAGCAGTTCCGGCGCCAGCAGCCCACGGCGCGCGGACTATCCTGACTACATGTGGTCGCTGCCCGAGAACGCGCGCGGACGCCACGCCGAGCGCGTGCTCAAGGACGCCCGGGACTTCACCATCGACAGCCTGATCGCGGCCGCCTACGACAGCCACCTGACGGCCTTCGAGCCGCTGCTGCCGCAACTGCTGCGCGATTACGATGCGCTGCCGGCCGGCGACGCCCGCAAGGCGGCGCTGGCCGAGCCGGTCGCGGCCCTGCGCGCCTGGGACCTGCGCTATGCGGTCGATTCGGTGCCGACCTCGCTCGCCATCTACTGGGGCCAGGAAATGGTGGCCGAGCACGGCGCGCGCGCCCGCGCCCAAGCCACGTCGGCCGTCGATTTCATCACCGAGAAGCTGAACGCCGAAGAGCGCCTGGCCGCCTTCGGCCGCGCGCTCGACAAGCTGGGCCGGGACTTCGGGACCTGGCGCACGCCCTGGGGAGAGATCAACCGCTTCCAGCGCATCAGCGGCGAGGTCGACCAGCAGTACGACGACGCCAAGCCGAGCTACCCGGTGGCCTTCGCGTCGGCCAACTGGGGTTCGCTGGCCTCGTTCGGCATGGTGGCCAAGCAAAAGACCAAGCGCATCTATGGCGACCGCGGCAACAGCTTCGTGGCGGCCGTGGAATTCGGTCCGCGGGTGCGCGCCAAGAGCATCCTGGCCGGCGGCCAGAGCGGCGACCCGCGCTCGCCCCATTTTGCCGACCAGGCCGCGATGTACAGCCGCGGCGAGTTCAAGGATGTCCTGTTCTACAAGGAAGACATCGAGAAGCAGCTGGAGCGCCGCTACCACCCCGGGCTGTGA